The genomic segment TGAAAAAAAATATGGACAAGGTTGGAAAGGCGTTTTTCGTTATGTAATCTCACCAATGTCAATTATTGATGTAATTGCAATCGTCCCTTCTTTTTTTGGTGTTCGTGCTGAATTAAAAATTCTCAGGATTATTCGCCTTTTAAGAATCTTGAAAATTGGAAGAAGTGAAAAATTTAAGCAAAGTATTTTTCACTTCAATTATGCACTTCGGTCAAAGAGTCAAGAACTACAAATTTCGACTTTTTATACAGTTTTACTTTTGTTGATTAGCAGTACTTTTATGTATCTTGCTGAATCGTCCATTCAACCAGGATTGTTAGGTTCAATTCCAAGATGTCTTTGGTGGTCGATTACAACTGTCAGTGCTGTTGGTTATGGAGATTCAATACCTGTCACAGCATTGGGAAAAATAATTGCATCGATTACTTCTCTTATGGGTATTGCTGCAATTGCAATACCTACTGGAATCCTTGCGTCTGGATTCAGCGAATCAATTGGTGCACAAGCTAAAAATCAAAATGTTTCGAATGGAATTCAGGGTCCTAGTAATACTGGTTAAAAATGATATTCAAATTAAATAAAAGTATATTTTTCAGTCAATAAAGAAGAAATAGATCTCTTGGTTTCATTAAGTGCAACTGACGCAAATACAGAAAAGAAAGGGAGAGATCTCCATAATTCTTGATCGCATGATTTACAGAGCCATTGGGCCGAATACTGGAAAAATTTAAGACATAATAAAAGGGGCGAGACTTAGTTCACCCCATATTTGTTATCGAGTGATCATTTGAATAATCATTTACTATGTTGACTTATAACTACTAACCACCATTGCAGAAGCGAACTGCATCTGATGAACTCTTGCCAGTAGCTTGAATCTCCTCAACACATTCATTGAACACCTTTGATTCTTGTTTAAGTGAGCAAAAACTTAGAGCGATTGCAGTAAGAGCGAGAGCAGAAACTACACTAGAGCCTAGCTGAATAATGCCA from the Prochlorococcus marinus str. NATL2A genome contains:
- a CDS encoding potassium channel family protein, with amino-acid sequence MNELRLRIYKQLKNDSPEGRTSVFNKICGVTIFISIFFAVMVTENSIDYQFGDQIDLLDWIIGGWFCVEYLCRLWVAPLEKKYGQGWKGVFRYVISPMSIIDVIAIVPSFFGVRAELKILRIIRLLRILKIGRSEKFKQSIFHFNYALRSKSQELQISTFYTVLLLLISSTFMYLAESSIQPGLLGSIPRCLWWSITTVSAVGYGDSIPVTALGKIIASITSLMGIAAIAIPTGILASGFSESIGAQAKNQNVSNGIQGPSNTG